A single region of the Dehalococcoidales bacterium genome encodes:
- a CDS encoding GNAT family N-acetyltransferase has product MKNLKDVKIKVNPTITPEQLFAFYRRNHICEEGYGKEKAARPLSRSSLIVGAFWEEELVGIARAMFDGLSAAVMEFCVDLAYQGKGIAYENGSLIGGDESGLGKKLGETLVNELFRIGADFISIYIFGEYEAGFYQSLGFEPLTGHSAYYIDKRPYRRDERYITRRRD; this is encoded by the coding sequence ATGAAAAATCTCAAAGACGTCAAGATCAAAGTCAATCCGACCATCACACCGGAGCAGCTGTTCGCGTTCTACCGGCGCAATCATATCTGCGAGGAGGGGTACGGGAAGGAGAAAGCCGCCCGCCCGTTAAGTCGCAGCAGCCTTATCGTGGGGGCTTTTTGGGAAGAGGAACTGGTGGGTATCGCCCGGGCTATGTTTGACGGGCTGAGCGCCGCCGTCATGGAGTTCTGTGTTGACCTGGCATACCAGGGCAAAGGCATAGCCTACGAAAACGGGTCGCTCATCGGCGGGGATGAAAGCGGGCTGGGCAAAAAGCTGGGGGAGACACTGGTTAACGAGTTGTTCCGGATAGGGGCAGACTTTATTTCCATCTACATATTCGGAGAATACGAGGCGGGCTTTTATCAATCATTGGGGTTTGAACCGCTGACCGGGCACAGCGCCTATTACATAGATAAAAGGCCCTACCGTCGCGATGAACGCTATATCACCCGCCGCCGGGACTAG
- the rpsO gene encoding 30S ribosomal protein S15 codes for MNLDRERKTAIIGDYRAKEGDTGSTEVQVAIITERITQLTTHMAANRKDFHTQRGLLRLVGQRRRLLSYLSREDVGRYNALIKKLGLRK; via the coding sequence ATTAACTTGGACAGAGAAAGAAAAACAGCCATTATCGGTGATTACCGGGCTAAAGAAGGCGATACCGGCTCGACCGAGGTACAGGTCGCTATTATCACCGAGCGCATCACGCAGCTTACCACTCACATGGCGGCCAACCGCAAGGACTTTCACACGCAGCGGGGTTTGCTCAGGCTCGTCGGGCAGAGGCGGAGGCTTTTGTCGTATCTCAGCCGTGAGGATGTGGGGCGGTATAACGCTTTGATTAAAAAACTGGGATTACGCAAATAA